CGTTTGGACGTCTTGTGTGGATCTGGAAGCAGGTAGGTTTTCACATACGGGTTGGGATCTGTCCCATCTTCCGAGACCTGCGGTGGACAACCGATCAGTTCAAGACAGATTagtcaaaaaaaaatacaataaaagagAACGACATATCCAGATAATTAATGAATCACTGCTGACGTTACCAAGTCTCTGATGTGCATGACCATGATGAAGAGCGTGCTGTTCCTGTACGAAATGGAGAGCTTAACTTCCCCTTCCACTCGGCCAGAGGTGGGGCTGACTGGAGGCTCTGCAAGCATCACACAATGCAAATCAGGTCTATGGAATACAGACTAAAGTAAAGGCAATACATAAGTTTATCACAGGCAGATGGCCTTTACTACAAAATGAAAAGTTCAGTGCTAAATGGAGtcataatgaaataaacatgTGCACCTGGCGCTTTGATCGTGCCGTCTACACCCTCGCTTTTATCATCGCGTGCAATTGGATGAAAGAAAGTGTAGATCAGGTCACACTAGAGACAAAAGAGACATTGCGTCATCGACTGGTGACATCATAATCATCACTGACATCACCGAGGTTCATCTGCACGCACATGTGTGACCTCTGTGGCGCTCCTCATCAGGTTGTGGACGTAGCTGTTGAGCTCCAGCTTCCTCTTGGTTGCCACTTCTTTGATCTGCGTGCGACCAAGCACCATCTTACTAGGGAAACTAAAAATAAGAACAGAGATTATTATTCCACAGAGCTTGGTGGAACTCGTCAGGGGTTAACTGAAAATGTTAAGGATCTCGGAGGGAGAGGCGATTTACCCTGGCAGCTTccagagagggaagaggaggatgagctTGTTGTGGAGCTCCTGAAACTCGTCAAAAGTGCGCAAAACAAACTGGGGGTCGTTCTGACCCTCTCTCAGGATCCGCACCACATACGTCTACACAGAGAGGACAGGGCATTCCCGCTTTACGTCCACCGAGATCAGAGCGTGGAAGAGTCGGACAAACGCGACGGCAAACTCACGTAGTGCTTGTCGGGGTTGTAGCGCTTCtggaaggagaagatggaggcGTGCAGGATGCGGCCTTCCTGCTTCAGAGTGTAAGTCTTGGGGGAGAACGACAGGATGGGTTCATCGCTGGCGGGCAGACCCGAGAATCGGAGCTGGGCAAGGTTGTGGATGAAGAAGTTAAACTTTGTGGCCACGCTGCCCAGACTGGATCCAATCAACCTGGAGAGGCAGGTGAACAGGGCGACAGGGAAATCagaccgggagggggggggggggggggttacttcgACACTCCTGAGTCTGAGTCTTTGCCGCTTGACATGATTCTACAGCCACCTGGTGGACTTTGAGATCGCGGCAGCAAAGACACATGAAATGGTCTTACACTCGTCACTGAAAAGGGAATAGATTACTGCATCCACCTGGTGAAGAAGACGGTGGCTTCAGCGTCTGTGTTGTGGGGCTGCAGGGCATCGAACACATACTTTAAATCCTGAGAGCTCGTCAGCTCCGGGAGGCCCGAGGACGTCATCTACGGCAGGAGGAGATGATGCAAGTTCAAGCCAAGACCAAACAATTATCAATTAATCAATGAAATAATCTTTATATTACTCCATGATTTTGTATCGGCTCCGTTTAGTGCAcgaatgtgtctgtgtttttctttaccaGTGACAAAAGGTTGAGAAAAAGTCCGGAGTGCTTGCGAATGAGGTTGTAGGCCTGGCAACACAAGTCCACAAACAACTGGAAGCGACTGGTGGGACGCTCGCCTCCGTTGATGACGTACGCCATGTCGGAGGTCAGAACGAACGGCGCTCGGTCCCTGGCGGGGAAAGACAAGGTGGGTGTTTAATCTCTTCTTCCAATCAGGGTtatctaaaaagaaaaatggtttAAAAGCCTCTAAATAAATCAGAGAAAATAGAAGACACTCTGACGTAACCGAGTAAAAATAAACACCCTGCTAAAGCATCGCAACACGTCTCACACACGCGGACACGTCCGGATTCTCACCTTTTGAAGGTGCCAAACATCTGAGCGTGTCCCAGGAACTTGCCAAAGTCGATGTGGAACATGTGACCGGTGGAGCGCAGCATGATGTTGTCATTATGACGGTCACAGATGCCCAGGACGTAGGTCGCCACACAGCATCCTGCACACGAGTAAATGAAGTTCTCTGAAGcctaaaaaaagaggaagaagcgaGGAAAGGGAGGAACAAACGTTTCGTCATTTGCTGCTGATCCCGGCAGGTCAAACGCTGGCGTGGGTCTGCGGCTGGCCCACATTTCATGTGTAGCTTTTACCTTCTCGTACTCGTCCTCAGCAGGGTTGTACTTGCGGAGCCACTCTGCCAGCGGTTTGTCCTTGAAGGAACCGGTGACGCCGTACTCCACCTGGATCTTCCTCAGCGTGTCCGAAGACGGCACCAGCTCCACCATCCCTAAAAGGCACATCGCCTTTATTTACACAATGTCAGCACACGACAGACAGCTCTGGATGCTGTAGCTCTTTGGGAATCCTACAGCCAGAATATGCGACTTGTAATCATAACCACAGGCGGCGGCACCTTTGTGTTTGCCGGTGGAGATGCATTTGAAGTTGACGATGCGGAGGTCCAGCCCCTCCTGCAGCCAGATGCGGTCCATGACACGGATCATCTGAAGAGCCAACATGTCCTGCCTCAGGTCTTCTCcgacctgacacacacacggagacaaacaacaccaaaaacagttcacttttttttagtAACCGGTTGGGTCACTtcagccaccagggggcgcagTGTTCAGCTGAGATGAATGTCATCTAAAAAATGCATAACAACCATGTACTGTCTAAACTACTAATGGCTCCCCATGAGGTTCATCTTCATCGCCTTCCTCTGAGGCTCCCCTGTGTGAATTCATCGCATACACAACAAGCTACTGTGTGTTGGTGCAGAACCTTGAACATGACGTTGAGCTCTTCTCCCAGCGGGTCGGCGTTGACCAGAGCCAGCTTGAGGGGAACCGCGTTGGAGTTGAAGAAGGAGCAGGCCTGCACACGCAAACATGTGATTTTACACGCTACGCTAGTAGGAGCTTCACAACAGGATcaaaagctttttgtttttatataattCTTTAGCTTTTGAAAGACGTTTTCAAGGCCACTTGCTTTGTTTCAACtgtcacatcatcatcatcatcctcacaaAAAATGATTATCGACTAAAGGAAAATATTTGTGTGCAGAGTGTCAAGTCGAtccacgcgtgtgtgtgtgtgtgtgtgtgtgtgtgtgaccttgaTGTTGAGCTCCTTGGCCACCAGGCTGGGGCTCAGCGGCAGTCTGCAGGTGTTCCTCTGGAAAAAGTTCTGAACATTCTCCAGGCCCTCCACCAGCGCCACCTGGACACACAACCGGAAAAATATACATCGAGGtactgaaacacacagacacacacacacagtaggcTCCATATTACATGAAGGTAACACCCACGCCGCACACACTGACCTGCCGTGCAGACCCCCCAGCCTGTCTGACTCGCTCGGCGACAGCTCCCAGCAGGGTGACCAGGTGAGTCTGCTTCTcgagctccgccctcagcttgGCGCCGCAGAGACACAACAGGGCGCCCAGCACCCGTTCGTAGCGTTGCCCCCAGGCAGGGTCCTGCACGGCATCATTGAGCAGCCTGCAGCgagcgcacacacccacagacccAACTGAAAGGACGCCACCGTCACGTACGTCAACTCCCCCCCTTAAGTGTCGCTGCAAACCTACCAGAAGAGGTAGTGTGCAATGTTAATGTTGCCTTGTGCTCTGGACAGCAGGAACATGACGAGGGCGTTCTTCAGGTGACACTCAAACTTCAATGCCTggaaggagagaaaacaaaatcagaaacacGACACGCTTTAAAAGATTTGGCTCGGAGCTTCAAGGAGGCCAGTTTCAGTGGGTGCGTTTGTTCAGCTCATTTTGGCTATACCTGAACGAGCTGCGGCAGGTAGTCAGCCAGCTCATCGTCGCTGCTCTTCTCAATCCAGCCAACAGCCACTCTTCTTACTTCTGTGTCTGCAAATCTACACACAACACAGTTAACGCAACGGCACATTTAAcgagaacacgcccccccccccccccccccccccgagcagaACGCGCTCACTTTGATTCAAGCATCTCCAGTGCAGTGACAGGAGGTAGAACGGGCCAGTGGTGCAGCAAGGAGTGGATGTGAGCCATGCTGGCCCAGTCCCAGCTGGGCACGCTGGCCAACACCTTGGGGAGGCTGCTGGGGTGGTTCTTCCGACAGTGGAGCCGGTGGTCCCACAGGAGCTGGTGGTCCGTTCGCCTCAGCCTGGAGACACAAGCGGACGGAGAAGCTGAAACACACTGGGACGTACATTTCAGCCGAAGGACCTTTTTGTGTTATTGATCCATTTATCTCCTTTGAGGATGAGCAGCACTGAAGAACCAAAGAAATGCAGCCCGAAGATGCAGACGGGTTGAAGCCCTGTGCAGGACCTCCATGGGGTAAAACTCAACATATAAAAGGTCTCCTTCAGGGATTTAATGGAACATCACAGATGTCACACAGTGCACACAACAGACCAGTAAGACTGCAGCTGCGCCAGTACAGCCTATTGGGCAGCACAGAAAGCAGGCGCTGAGAGAGCGCTCTGTGCTAAGGAGCCGGCTGCGTCTCGTGGAGGAGAGCCGGCTGGCAGCAGACGTGACGGAGCTTTCAGCTGggcctggagcagctggaggagaacgtACGAACCGGGGCAGACAGCATGCAGGCGTTTATAGAGAAGTGTGGCGGACAAAGTCATCTGTAAAAGCGCTCCATTACGCCCAGCGGCTTTTGAGGGTTCACAAAAAGATGTCTGAGTAGAGATGTTCTCAGTCGGTTTTATTAAAACTACATATTTGGCCGTCACATTTACGTTATACAGACTTTTAAAGTGACGGAACAAAGATATGGAAGAAAGGCTGAACACTTATTGCATCAAGCTTTCATCGGGAATAAGATTCTCTGACCCAAAATTGGATGCTCGGCTGCAGATTTTCTCCAGTTTGCGTCGCAGATCGGGGTCCAGCTCTTCCTGGGCGTGGGGTTCGGGGCTCGGGCCTTCCTTGGGTCCTACGTACAAGATATCCACTAGTGAGTTGGGGAAGTCCACCTGAGAAATACAAGTGAGACAATTAGTAACTTGATTTATTAatagtaaacaacaacaaagctttCACTTCACACCACTCCCTACCTGCAGTACTATTCTCTCTGTGGGAAGCCTCTTCTTGCTGCCTGCagagccggcggcggcggccccccCCTGGGCAGACGTCCACAGGCACAGCAACCTGCTGCCCCTGGCAAGAACCCTGCACAagtcaacaacaaacaacaacaaacccaaAACCATCAGTCAGCAACCTTAGAAACATTCAATGAATTTGTATGGCCAAACTTTGACAAATGTCTGACTggaatttaatataaaaatcacAACATTGGGAGGCAGTAACAATTTCTAAAGCATCTTCCACACGTGAGCAATATCAAGACTGATGCTCTGACCCTCTGAAGTCAAAGAGCGGCATGGAGACTTTCCCCAGCTGCTCTGGAGCTTTCCTTTGTTTGTTGGAGTCCGGGGATCCACCGGCATTCTGGCTCAACACGCCGAACAAAGTCAGGCTCAGTACGGACTCCAGCGGGAGAACAGCAACGGCTATTGGGAAGTTGATCCTGAGAGAGACGGGGTTGGAGTCAGCAGCGTGTTGTCGGAATGCCAAAGTTAAGAATAAAGGAAGAAGATAACGAACTCACAGTTCGTCCCATTTGATGTGGTAGAAGAAGCTTTTATATGTGCCCACTCTCTTGGACTGGACTGGTTTGAACAGGTTCTTGCCATTATGGGTGAGGGAACACACCAGGAAGTACTTCTcataactgcaaaaaaaacaacaacaagcagtaCTGCTACTGCGTCTCCACCCATCTGATCCTCAGAGGCCGTAGACATTCACACGAGCCGAATAGTTGATGACACGCAATGTTTGCTCGTTGAATACTCATTAACTGCTTGATAGACATCCAAAAGGTAATTTTTTTTCGGCCTCTCAACCACACGCAGAGTTTTGTAAACAGGTCCATGTTTGGAGGAATGAACATCACTACAGCGATGTTAAGTGCCGTCTTAAAATAACTGCTGGAGTAAATGGGCCTGTTATTAAGCAGTCCCTCTTTGTTGTGAAGGCCTCGCTGCGATGAGAAAATTACCATGCAGTGAAGGGACTGCAGCCGTTCTTAAGGTGGCTTCTAAAACGGCCTCCACCAGGGATCCCACGCCTTAGacatgtaaatgtaatttatagcTCCAGTAACgacaaaagtgaaaaaaaaaaaaaatgacagcacTAATAAGTCAGACTGCGTCCCCATATGTTCCAAACCCTTATGACCGGCAAGAGCTTTGAAGAAATGTCCAGATCTTGGTGAACGGCGCGTAAAGGAAAATTTGGCCCATATCTGTTCCGAACACACGCAGGAGCTCAAGCCAGGCTGACACTGGACACTGGCGCGGAACAACAAGGCGTAGGCAGTAACACAGGCGGCGTTTGTTTAGCAGACGAcaggacgacctgctgcaaCACTGAGCTTCCGTTAGCGTCGTAAAAAAGGGATCGCTGATAACAATTATTTGTTTACGAAAAGCACGTTTTATTACTTCCCTGCGTATTTCAGCTTATTCTTTCCTCTTTGCCAGCATCGGTTTGATAAAGTGAATACAGCAATGCCACACATTTGACCTTACATTTGACCATAAATTTGACCTTGACTTTGCTGAAGTGTAATTAAGTGAAATGTGGGTGGCAGTAATAACACTGAACAAGTGGGCGATCACGGAAGAACAAATCCACAATTAGAAAAGTATTAAATATCCACCAGCACGCAAGAGAGCACATTAAATATTAGAATTTCAATATCAGCAGCTACAAAACAACTGTGTGTTCTACGGCACTCATTAAAAACAGGTATGTAATGTAAATTGAAAAATCATTTTTACTTCAAATCCGTCACAACGCTAACGAGTAGAGCCTCCCGGTAAATCTCGGACCGGTCACCTGCTGATCCAGTTGGCTGGGATGCCATGAACGGCAAACAGGGTGAACTGAAGGTGGTCTGCGGCGCCAGAAGCTTCTTTGCTGCTCTTCCCTTCTGCATCTTCACCGTCTGCAGCCTGGGGCAACGGGGGCGACCTGAAGGAGGCGGACGGGGGGCAAAAAGAACGCAAGTATAGCTTTGCCAGGTCGTAGACGGACTGCGTCAGCAGGGCCATGCTCTCCTCCACTGGACTGGTGTGTCCTGTCAAGAGTCAGGTAAGGGTCGGGGTGAGGCGTGTGCGACACACAGGAGTAAGCTGAACCAAATGGTGACACGTTTAAGCTATAACTCAGTTATaaaacatgaatgtgtgtgaacaGAACTCACCATTTGATGGTCGCCCTGAAGACCTGGACTCCACCTAAACAAGAAAACACGTGTCTTTGCGATCCAACGCTAtatctgaatgtgtgtgcgtgcagcgtccGTCAAAACGCCACCTTGGGTGAGCGCGTCCTGGGCACGTTGATGGAGTGCCGCAGCCTTTTGACAGCTTCTGAAATGGCCTGGGTCTCCACCTCATCCAGAGCACAGCACAGGTTCTTCAGAGTCTGCACCACCCGGTCCACTGTCTTATACTGCGTGCTCTGGACACAGGGAGGAAGAGCATGTTCTACAAAATACAGGCGACATCGGCGTTCTGGTGATCGTACCAGGGCAGAAACCAAAACTTCTTCCAAGCAGTATTTCAACGCTCAAATCAGTCTGCACACATTTACACAGACTGGGTCAAAGATTTGCATGTTAGTAGCACATTCAGAAGGCTCGCctcgttgatgatgatgaatatatttattagatagaatgttggagtacaagtacggtcacacagtagcatgtattacagtacaaataaagtcaaacatcctgtctaagaggagcatttcaaaaaagcccttgcggtcttgtttccgttgaaagtccttagctGATATTAATCttgattttattgtaatttgatTTGAGGGTGGGACatcatttttactttattcGGCATTGCATTACTTCAAAACAGTTTCTGAAAAAAAGATGTCCCATTTCCAGAATGCATGCGTtccaggatggatggatttttgaAGGAAAACAGCCGGCTCCCATCCGACTATTCGCTTTAAGTCACTGGACGTGGGACCAGAAGCTAAATAAGTCTCAAGATAAAAAGAAGAGACACAAACTTATACCAACACCTCTAACCTTCTATGTGGGACGCTGCAGACACTGTGGACAGTTACGCTATCTGGTCTACACATCTGTCATGTTGTCATGAGCTTAATGGTCAACAAAACGCACGATTTCCTTAACGACCCAGGCGTGAACAGGGACCACGCGTACCTCGTTCTGAAGGCAGGCGCTGACTTGGGTGTGATAGCCTTCTAAATAGTCAGCGAGGCCttgtctgcaaaaaaataaacacaaagaaagctcagccacagaaagacacaaaatcTGACAAGCGCTTATCAGTGATCGTCAGATCAATACATCaaatggagggaaaaaaaagcaaaaaacaaccTGGTGACATTCTCCCTGAACGGCCGATCCACCTGTCTGAGGTGCTTCTCCAAATCGATTGGTGACTCGCAATCTTCAACCTAAAGAGAAAGCAGGGATACATCATCAATAGAAAACACGGATGTTTATTTCACGGGTCGTCAGTTTCCatatttgaattaaaaatcCGAAGCAAATCTTTGTCGGGAGAACATGAAATACATTACATCACAGTAAAAATACTTGAGCTCGCGCTCAGAGCTCGACTTGAGTGACTTACGGTGCGTGCCAAGTCTCTCCTCATGGTGGAGTGAGAGATTAGCTGTAATGTGATCTCATTCTCCCACTTCCTGCAGTTCTGGACGTACTcgtggctgccgaggctgcgTTTACTGCAGCACAGAAAGGTAGGTTACGGTCGAGAAGATGGCGCTTCAGACTGCGCTAAGTAACGAGTGACTGGAACACAGACATCGAAATGAGCAAATCCTTTGGTGGATTGGATCAGGTTATGTTTAATTACAGGAGTCAGAGTGGATTACGGATCTAATGCCGTTTGAAAAACACGGGGGCCACCTGTTTGCAAGTCCCAGACTTGTGGACTCCCAGACTAGATAATGTGCAGCACTAATATTCCTGAGAGAGTTGTCTTTAACATGGCCACAGATTAAACAGATATATTTAGAACTCTGGGCCTTCAAGTCCTGATAACCGCATTTCCAACGAGACTGCAGAGAAGCCTCCATCAGTCCCATTTGTCGATTTTGAAGAGGATGCCAAAAGGTTCTGGAGTAAAAGACAAAGCGACTCAtacctgcatttataattaacGAAACCTCCGGGATCGGCCTGGGAAAAGTCGTTTCTCCAATTTCCTCAAATATGAACTTTACACCACAGTGACAGTTCTGTTTGTGCGTACTCACTTCTGCAGCACTTCCTCCTTTCCACACACTTTGAGCAGGTGGCTGGAGAAGTCCACCTGGTCCAGGTCGTCGTGGACCCAGCACAGAGTCTGACTGATCAGCAGCTCCACGGGAGAATGGACTGAAGACGACGGCGAGACGGACGATGAAGAAGACGGCGAGGGAAAGGAAGGGCGATCCGGGTCATtgatggaaagaaaagaaaaccacatGACAAAGATGTGAGGGTGGGACGGCGAAATGGAGAGGCCAGAAAACAAAGGTGGGGCCGGTTGTGTTGGCCAAAAGAAATGATAAAGGCAGAAGGAAGGGAAAATGACGCGAGGATGACGTAAATGACTTTCAGAGGAATTACAGGACAATGAAAGCAAGTCGGATTATTTTACAGTTTCACGACAGCTCGACCTTTACACGAGAGCGGGCCGGTAGCTTTAGCATCACGGACCTGCACGCCTGTGTGCTTGGTGGCGTGGTGTAAACCGTTTCACATCCGGTCCCATCCGTCACACATCGACGGACCGGAGGGGTGAAGTCAGACGTCAACGCTGCTTCTCGGACCCAACGGTACCGGCACTTCAACACCGGTCGCCTCAGCCCCGAAACGTTCCTTCTCCATCTCATCCTCACCGACTTTCCCTTTTGTATCCCTCTGTTGTcagttttcttcctctctttcactTCTTTCTACGCATAATAATCCCCTCGCGCACTCCCTTCCATCTTCAACCACAGTATGAGAGGAATCTCCAAGCAGGACGACAACAACAAGAGTACATTCCAGATGTTCTACatctctatttttattttattcattttaacaaTTCATCAGGAAAATGCAATTCATTCTTCACTTGAATAACTGTTTTACTTTAACTACACAATGGAATGATACCGTCGCgtagagagacggagatgaggaggagggatgaagagatgctgcacagaaacaagggaggagaaacactgacacacaaaaggaggaagacaaacagaaaaaaagagaatcaggagagagagagaggcgacgGTATGAGAAAGAAGGAAATGTAGAATGAGGAGTGAATaagctcgctcgctctctctctctctctctctccatccgtcTATCCATCCAAGCTTTGAGCAGAACTGAGGGCTTTTTGTTCTGGACAGCAGATGCCAGCACAGGAATCCAGACCCCACCAATGTGGTTTAACCTGACACCGACAACGCGGGACGTCAAGCAGGAAACAACAAGCTCCACGTCATAGGAGAAAAGAACGTCGAGGAAACGACCTCAGATTAGAGGAGGTGGACTCGGCAGACGCAGGAAGACAAAGCAGAGCAGGAGTTAATGCAGGAACCGCCGCGGCTAGAACGAGTTAGTAATAAATGACTCCAGCTAGGAACAGCAAACAGCACGGATATTTACTTTCTCACTAAATCGATGGTATTTTTAGGTGCGGACAGCCTCTTAAAAACATTCTTCGTGGGCGctcaaaaaataataagaagaaaaaaagccttCCAGTCCCTTTTGCCCAACAGGcatctccatggttacaacagaaagagaggggggggaggcaaaCGAAGGGTTAAAGAGTTCAGAAAACTCACATCCTGTGATAATGTCCCATTAGAGGATTGAACTGCGCTAAACCCAGAAACACTTAAAGCATTTATAATGTTTACAGCCAACAAGGCCCAGTAAAACCACCTGCACAACGTGGATGCTTACCGTCACAGGTGAAGGTCACAGGCTGCCGGGAGTCAGAGATCTCGATTGAAACCTTGACGGAGCAGCTGCCGTCGCCTCCACAGTCTCTCTGGGTGATGACGGGACTGAGGACGTAGCCGGGGTTGGTGGACATGTCTCCATGAGGGAATTTGGAGCGCAGGCTGGTTGGGGAAAACAACGGCATAGAATCAACACTTAATCCTCACATCGTGGCTGGAGAGGTGCCGGCGGGGCCCTCCGGTACCACCGGCACCGTCGCCTTTGTTTTTCCCCTTTCATATAGGCGGGGCAGGTTCAGGACGCGGTTTGCTCGATGCTCGTTCGCGCTCAGACAAGAACAGCCGCCGACACGAAGCCTCTTACGTTGCGACGTCTTCACAGAAGGCGGCGACCTCCTGGTTTTGAGCGTCCCGTTCTTCCAGGGAGGCATTCTTCAACAatccttttcccttttcctaGAGGAGCAAAAGTAGGAGGTGAACTGAATAATATATGAACGCGAATACTCGGACCAGGTGGAGGCACGCATCAGTTTAGCAGGGCTAACGGCGGCGCTTAGAGTCAACATGGCGTGTTTGCCCATCACTGAAGGGTTACTTTGATTAAGGACACCACTGATCTGACCCTCTTATACTGGGAAAGGTTTGTCAATAGGTGGGGCATAATCGCCCTCCTTTATTTAAAGATTTGACAATCACTCCCACACCAGCTCTCCTTCCTGACGGCCGGCGTGTTACGTGGAACCGCATTCTGCTTTTTACTGCCAGGAACTGCGGAATGCACTTCCGGTGGCATCGGAAACGAGCAGTTAAAGATTCTCCTCAGTCTGCAAAAGTGCTCCGTCATAGCCCTGGAGATCTGTGACTGACATCACTGCCAAGGCGGGCAGGAACGGAAAGGAAgaacaacacaggaagtcaaGGAATGGCTTAGAACGTCATAATAATGGCTCGCTGCTCTCCCTCGGGACGTCTGGGAGATTTTCAAGTAAGCCGGCTGACTGGGAGATAAAGTCTGCAATTTTGGTTTCAAGCCCCGAATTATTTTACAGGTGATGATTCTTCataacattttagaaaatgtaatattttactcTTAAGCTCTAAAGAGGTTTTTAAGCTCCTAACAAGCGACCAGaatcaaaaagaacaaacaaagaaaaatggagAAGCGGTCGGTGCCGTCTTTGCATCAATAATTCATGTCCtgtttttatcatcttatttggGGGCGAAATGTTCCGATATCTGGAAACCGAAATGCCCGGCTACACGGAAGGCGTGGTGGTACGGAAACGGGCAACATTCCAAACGGATTGTAACTGAGAAAGAAGGATGATTTAGCATTTCTGTCGTTTCAGCATCATCTCAAGCTGCCCCGAAGCTACGCCGCATTACCTTTGAAATATTAACACGCTCACATGTCGATCGCTTGCTAAAATAGCTCCCATTTCATATCCTATGGATCTGTTGTTCATGTAGCAGCAACTCTGTTGTGGCTAAAAGATCAAGGACACAAACGTCCCCGGTTCAATTGCAGCAGGGATCACTTCAAGAGGAACCCGTTACTCTCGCCGCCTCGCTTCCCGTCACCATCCATTAAAGTGCAAACACT
The sequence above is drawn from the Brachionichthys hirsutus isolate HB-005 chromosome 5, CSIRO-AGI_Bhir_v1, whole genome shotgun sequence genome and encodes:
- the pik3c2a gene encoding phosphatidylinositol 4-phosphate 3-kinase C2 domain-containing subunit alpha, which produces MAQSSSGNGFKLDAPQSKGVVGKEEALRMEEEALAKLQKEKRPTVSPSTSSSSAAASSSFSKPKPCNASATAPQPPSSSERPEKDLIVFPETKKQEEQDKFRDIDVDKLTNEELEKLLLDENFGANSNVSRPSSLLGFNLSASYPGGQGCSSSPFQGGRWTSVLSTSSNSSVSTPTHQPSPMFPSAPFPKPVAFQNGFAPTMQAFMSLSAQQPSFMAFAPIRPAAALAYQQPSVDPEMVKLFDKIASTSEYLRNGKTANSEPDSSKASAASLEPNPPPQQPIAMASSSISRFDWLDLDPLTKRKAENEDASLPGGAAQTLPASPSGDPWDAVLETEGSRSPSVEVKASARSQQRRASTGAAITRSHSLNVPGTSSQHKASSQEKGKGLLKNASLEERDAQNQEVAAFCEDVATLRSKFPHGDMSTNPGYVLSPVITQRDCGGDGSCSVKVSIEISDSRQPVTFTCDVHSPVELLISQTLCWVHDDLDQVDFSSHLLKVCGKEEVLQNKRSLGSHEYVQNCRKWENEITLQLISHSTMRRDLARTVEDCESPIDLEKHLRQVDRPFRENVTRQGLADYLEGYHTQVSACLQNESTQYKTVDRVVQTLKNLCCALDEVETQAISEAVKRLRHSINVPRTRSPKVESRSSGRPSNGHTSPVEESMALLTQSVYDLAKLYLRSFCPPSASFRSPPLPQAADGEDAEGKSSKEASGAADHLQFTLFAVHGIPANWISSYEKYFLVCSLTHNGKNLFKPVQSKRVGTYKSFFYHIKWDELINFPIAVAVLPLESVLSLTLFGVLSQNAGGSPDSNKQRKAPEQLGKVSMPLFDFRGVLARGSRLLCLWTSAQGGAAAAGSAGSKKRLPTERIVLQVDFPNSLVDILYVGPKEGPSPEPHAQEELDPDLRRKLEKICSRASNFGLRRTDHQLLWDHRLHCRKNHPSSLPKVLASVPSWDWASMAHIHSLLHHWPVLPPVTALEMLESKFADTEVRRVAVGWIEKSSDDELADYLPQLVQALKFECHLKNALVMFLLSRAQGNINIAHYLFWLLNDAVQDPAWGQRYERVLGALLCLCGAKLRAELEKQTHLVTLLGAVAERVRQAGGSARQVALVEGLENVQNFFQRNTCRLPLSPSLVAKELNIKACSFFNSNAVPLKLALVNADPLGEELNVMFKVGEDLRQDMLALQMIRVMDRIWLQEGLDLRIVNFKCISTGKHKGMVELVPSSDTLRKIQVEYGVTGSFKDKPLAEWLRKYNPAEDEYEKASENFIYSCAGCCVATYVLGICDRHNDNIMLRSTGHMFHIDFGKFLGHAQMFGTFKRDRAPFVLTSDMAYVINGGERPTSRFQLFVDLCCQAYNLIRKHSGLFLNLLSLMTSSGLPELTSSQDLKYVFDALQPHNTDAEATVFFTRLIGSSLGSVATKFNFFIHNLAQLRFSGLPASDEPILSFSPKTYTLKQEGRILHASIFSFQKRYNPDKHYTYVVRILREGQNDPQFVLRTFDEFQELHNKLILLFPLWKLPGFPSKMVLGRTQIKEVATKRKLELNSYVHNLMRSATEVTHCDLIYTFFHPIARDDKSEGVDGTIKAPEPPVSPTSGRVEGEVKLSISYRNSTLFIMVMHIRDLVSEDGTDPNPYVKTYLLPDPHKTSKRKTKTSRKTRNPTFNEMLVYSGYSKDSLGLRELQLSVLSAESLRENYFLGGITLRLKDFDLSKETVKWYKLTAVPYF